The DNA region TTGAATTTTTTAAACGCACTTACGAGAGCTTTTTGGCTATACAAAGATATGGTTTTGATGAATTTGATTTTTGTGATTTAATCGCTCAAAGCGTGATTTATGGGCTTTTTGTTTCTTTTGTGGAAAATAAGGAGTTTGCTTTTAACGAAGATGAAACGCAAAATTTCATCTCTTATTTACCTAAGAATTTTAAAACCTTAAGTGAGCTTGTTTATTTTAGTTTGCCAAATTTTGATTTGCCAGAGCAGGTTAAGCAAGTGCTTAAAAATATACAAAAAACCATAGCCTTGCTTGACAAGCCTACTATGGCGAAATTTTTGAATTTAGAACTAGAGCAAATCGCTATTTATCTTTATGAGGATTTTATTAAAGCTTATGATGAGTTAAAAGGCACACAAAAGCGTAAAGAAGGGGGCGTTTTCTACACGCCAAAAAGCGTTGTGAAAATGATAGTTTCAAGCCTAGACGAGCTTTTAAAAAGCAAATTTAACAAAACGGGTTTTAATGATAAAAGCGTTAAGGTGCTTGACTTTGCCACTGGCACGGGGAGCTTTTTAGCCTTTGTATGTGAGAAAATCCTAGAACAGCAACACAGCCTTTCTCAAAATGAAAGCTTTAAACAAGCCACGCAAAACGAAGCCATTAAAAACAAATTTTTAGAGGACATTTACGGCTTTGAGCTTTCTTTCGTGCCTTATATAGTCGCACGGCTTAAGCTTATGCAGATTTTGAAAAAAAAAGGTTATGATAAGGTTAATGAAGCAGATTTTCAAATTTATCTTAATAATACCTTGGATTTAAGTAACCAAGCACACTATGAACTTAAGATACCTCTTTTCTATCTTGATGCGGAGTGGAAAAAGGCTAGAGATGTCAAGCACGATAAAAATCTCCTTGTGATTTTAGGAAACCCCCCTTACAATGCTAAGAGTAAAAATAAAGATGAGACGATTTTAAAATTTTTAGAGACTTACAAAAAGAACTTAAACGAGACAAATATCCAGCCCTTATATAATGACTACATTAAATTTATACGCTTTTCGCAGTGGAAGCTTTTAGAGCAGGGCAGTAGCACAGGCTTAATGGGCTTTATCATACCAAATTCTTTCTTAGACGGACGCATACACCGTAATATGAGAGAGAGCTTATATAAAAGCTTTGATGAAATTTATATCTTAAATTTACACGGTAGCGATAAGGACGCTAAAAATGATGAAAATGTCTTTGATATTAAAATAGGCGTTTGCATTAGCTTGTTTATCAAGTATAAAAATGAGCCAAGCAAGGGTGCTACAATTTTCTACGCCTCCACAGCACAAAAAGGCATTTTCAAAAGAGCGGAAAAATATGCCCTTTTAGATGATATTTCACAAAGGGGCTTAAATTCCATTAAGTGGGAAGAATTAAGCCCAAATGAGCCTTATTTTTGGTTTGTGCCAAAAAGCTTTGAAAGTGAAGAATATGAAGACTTTTGGGCTTTAGCGGGGGATAAGGCTTTGGGAGATAAAAGAGCTATTTTTGGAATTTATAGTAGTGGGATAGCAACTGAAAGAGATAATATAGCCATACAGCTTAATGAAAGGGCTATGAGGCAGGTTTTAGAAGATTTAAAAATACTAAAAAAAGATGAAATTTTACAAAAATATAGACTTAAAAATTTAGATGAAACTATCATTTCTAAAACTTTAGCAGAATATGAAGCTAAAGATAACCCCGCCCGTATCACTAAGATAGCCTACCGACCCTTTGATACACAATACACGCTTTATTCTAGTAGGCAAGGATTTTTAGGACGCCCACGATTTGAGACTATGCAATATTTTTTAAGTAAGAAAAATTTAGGTTTATGTTTTGAAAAAGGTATAAATGCTAGTAATGTAGCTTTTGTGAGCAATAAGATTATGGATGGACATCATATAGGAAGTAGAACTTACATAACTCCCCTTTATCTCTATGATATTAATGGAAAAACTTCAAATTTCACGCCAGAATTTTTAGCCTATAAAGCAAAACATAAAATTTTAAAAGATAAAAACGAGGAGCAAATTCTAGCCTTTATCTATGCGAATTTATATAATCCAAAATATAGAAGCAAGTATTTAGAATACCTTAAAATCGGCTTTCCAAAAGTGAGCTTTGAAGTAAGTGTAAAAGAATTTGAGCGTTTTGAAAAGCTAGGAAGTGAGCTTATAAAACTTCACTTAATGCAAGAAATCCCCCAAGATGAAATCGACTTCATCTTTTTAAAAGAAAGCAAAAAGCCTAATTTTAAAATAGCAAAATACCAAGAAAAAGAGCGTTTTGTAGAAAATAAAATCATATTAAACGAAGACTTAGCTATAAGTCCTATTGGTGCTGAAATTTGGAATTACACCATAGGAGGTTATCAGGTTTTAAAGCAGTGGCTAAAGTATAGAAAAGATTATGTTTGCACCAAAGAGGAGCTAGAACACTTACTTAAAATTTGCAAAATTCTTAAAAAAACCATAGAAATTCAAGGAAAGCTTAGTGAAATTTAAAAGCTGTTATTTAAGTGATGATGTAGGGGGCTTTTGAATGCTTGTTGGAGGTGAAAAATGATAATCAATGGTGAAAAATTGGATTTAAAAGAGTTGAAATTTGCGGATTATGTGAAGCAAAAAGGCTTAAGAGCGGATTTAATCGCCCTAGAGCTAAATGGTAAAATTGTGCCTAAAAGCGAATTTGAAAACTTAATCTTAAAAAAAGGCGATAAAGCCGAAATTGTGAGCTTTGTAGGAGGTGGATGATGAGGATTAAATTTAATGGCGAATGGGTAGAGTGTGCGTTTAAAACAAGCATTGATTTTTTTAAAAGTGTAAGTCAAAATGAAAGCGATGTGTGGATTGTCAATGGTTTTGCCACTAAAGAGGAGCTTGAGTTAAGCGAAAATGATGAGCTTTTTTGCATAGCAAAAAATACTATGCCTCCTCGCGATGCCTTAGATGCGATGATGAGGGCGCGTCATACCCCAAAACTTCACGATAAATTAAAACTAGCTAAAGTTGCTGTGTGTGGGCTTGGAGGGCTTGGCTCACATATAGCCATAATGTTAGCAAGAAGTGGCATAGGAGGGCTAAAACTCATCGATTTTGATGTCGTAGAGCCGAGCAATCTTAACCGACAAGCTTATAATGTGAGTGATTTAGGGAAATTTAAAACAGAGGCTTTAAAAGAGCAAATTTCGCACATTAACCCTTACACGGCGGTTGAAATTCATACTCTCAAAATCGATGAAAATAATATAAAAGAGCTTTTTAAAGATACAAAAATCGTTTGCGAGGCATTTGATAGGGCGGAGGCTAAGGCGATGTTAGCACAAAATTTTCATAAATATTTTGAAAATCAAATTTTAATCTGCGCTTCTGGACTTGCGGGCTATGGTGAAAGTAATGCCATACAAACAAGAAAGATTGCTAAAAATTTTTATGTTTGCGGGGATTTAGTCAATGGCGCAAAAGTGGGTAATGGACTTATGGCACCGCGTGTTAATATCTGTGCGGCACATCAGGCGAATTTGGTTTTAGAGCTTTTGGCGGAAAGTTAAGGATTTAGCGTTTTAGTCGATTTAGATTTAAAAGGAGGCAGAATGCAAGTTAGTTTGAAAAATTATACGCCCTATTTGAATTTAAAAGAGGAATTAAGTCGCAAAACGCCACAGGATAAGACGCAAAAAGCAAATGAAGAAAATTTGCAAGAGCTAAAAAGTGCTAAAGATGATGATAAAAAAGCTCTTTCAAAAGAGGAAAAAGCACAAGCTTCAAGTCAAGGAGGTGGTGGCGAAGAGCTTGTTGATTTATATGAAAAATTACAAGAATTATTAAGCGAGATAGCAAAACTTAGTGCAAAAATGCGAAATGCAAAGGACGAGCAGACTAAGGATTTATTTTTAAAGCAGATTATGGTTCTAAACGCACAGGCTATGGAAGTGAGTAATCTTATACGAGAGCGTGAGGCAGAAAGTCAAACAAGCATTTAAATTTAGTGTCAAGTTTTTTTATTTTTAGTCGATATAGAAGATGTCTAGACTAAGCTAAAGGAGGCGACTATGATTTCAGATATGAGTAATGCTTCTTTAAGGACGGCGATTAACACTTCTTTGTTGAAAAAAACTATGGATACAAATGAAGCTTTGATGGCTAGACTTATTGATGGGTTGAGTAGCGGTTCTATGCAGACTTCACAGGCGGTGGCTACGGATTCTGCACCGATTAAAACAAGTGCTCTAGACATTTACGCTTAATTTAAGGCACGACTTCGTGCCTTTTTCTTCAATATTTAATCAAATCTTAATCAAATCTTAATCAAATTTTGTTATAATCTTAGAATTAATTTTAAGGAGTTTGCTTTGCAAAGGATTAAAAAAGTAGTTTTAAGTGAGACTTTTCCTGGAATTTTATTGATTTTCTTTACCTTTTTTGCGCTTTTGTGTAAAAATTCAGCTTTGAGCGTGATTTATACGGATTTTTTCCACGCAAATTTTACTGTGGGCTTTGATAATTTTCAAATTTCAAAATCCTTAGATCTTTGGATTAATGACGGCTTAATTGCCATTTTCTTTCTTTGCATAGGACTTGAGCTTAAATATGAGGTTTTAAGAGGACAGCTTAAAAATGTTAGGGCGGTTTCTTTGCCTATTTTTGGTGCGCTTGGAGGTATGGTAGTTCCTGCACTTATCTTTGCTTTTATTAATTTTCACGATGCTTTTGCGATGAAAGGCTGGGCTATCCCAACTGCGACAGATATTGCCTTTGCGGTAGGAATTTTAATGCTTTTAGGAAATAAAATTCCAGCTAGTCTTAAGCTTTTCTTACTTTCTTTGGCTATTTTTGATGATTTGGGTGCGATTATTATCATTGCTTTATTTTACACAGATCAGCTTTCTACTTTAGCGATGTTAATTTGCTTGATGTGTATTTTTGCTTTATTTGTTCTTAATTATTTTCACATTACGCATTTATCGCTTTATGTTTTAGTCGGTGTGATACTTTGGATCGCTATGCTTAAAAGTGGTGTGCATGCGACTTTGGCGGGGGTAATTATAGCTTTATTTATCCCTTTAGATACTAAGGGCAAACGACCATATTTACATAATGTTTTAGAGAGTTTAAATCCTTGGGTGGTTTATTTTATTTTGCCTTTATTTGCCTTTGCAAATGCGGGCATTGATTTAAGAGATATGCACCTTGCAGCCTTATTTTCTCCTGTGAGTCTTGGTATTATTTTAGGACTTTTTGTGGGTAAGCAAGTGGGTGTGTTTTTATTTTCTTACTTGGCGATTAAATTAAAACTTGCAAAACTTCCTGAAAATGTCCGCTATTCTCAATTTTATGGCATTTGCATACTTACAGGCATAGGCTTTACGATGAGTTTATTTATCGATTCTTTAGCGTATAAAAATAGTGATATTTTCGAGCATACTGATAAGCTTGCGATTTTAGTAGCTAGTTTTTTAAGTGCCATTGTGGGCTATATTTATTTAAAGCTTGTTAAATGACTTTGTTTGAGCGACTTAAGAATTTTGTTTATAATGAGGCTTTTGGTGGCGTTTTACTCATTATTTGCACGGTTTTTGCCCTACTTGTGCAAAATAGCTTTTTAAGTGATCATTATAGAGAATTGCTTAATTTAAATATGGGCTTTGTCGCGGGGGAATTTAGACTTGAAAAGCCTTTTTTACTTTGGGTTAATGATGGCTTGATTTCCATTTTTTTCTTTGCCATAGGCTTAGAGCTTAAAAAAGAATTAATGCAAGGAGCTTTCAAAGAGGTAAGAAGCATTATTTTACCATTTGCAGCGGCTTTAGGTGGGATTATCGTGCCAGCTAGCATTTTTGCCTTAGTTAATGTCGGCGATGCTTATACGCTTAAGGGCTGGGCTATCCCAACGGCTACGGATACGGCTTTTGCTTTAGCTATTTTGATGATGTGCGGAAAACATATCCCAAGTTCGCTTAAAATTTTCTTGCTTTCTTTGGCTATTTTTGATGATGTAGGAGCGATTTTAATCATCGCCATTTTTTATACTTCTAAACTATCTATTGTCGCTTTTATTGTGGCAAGTTGTGCGATTTTAGCTTTATTGACCTTAAATTTGTTGGGTATTACACGCAAATCTTTTTATTTTATTTGTTCCTTAATCCTTTGGGTGAGCGTTTTAAAAAGCGGAGTGCATGCGACTTTGGCGGGACTTATCACTGCATTTTTTATCCCTGTTTTGACAAAAGATGGTAAGCCTTTTTTAAAAGAGATTGATGAAAGTTTGAAATTTTGGCTCGTTTTTGTCATACTGCCTTTATTTGCCTTTGCAAATGCAGGTGTAAATTTGGCTAATATCGACTTAAAATCCATACTTTCCGGTGCTAGTGTGGGGATTTTCTTAGGACTTTTTGTCGGTAAGCAAGTGGGCGTTTTTGCCTTTTCTTACCTTGCGATTAAAAGTGGTTTGGCGCGTTTGCCAGAGGGAGCGAATTTTAAACAACTTTACGGCGTTTGCATACTCACAGGCATAGGCTTTACGATGAGTTTATTTATAGACGGCTTGGCTTATGAGGTGAGTGATATTTTCAATTACGCGGATAATCTTTCCATTTTAGTCGCCTCTTTTTGCTCCGGGATTTTGGGCTTTGTTTATTTGAAATTTTTTGCGAGGGCTTGATGAAAAAATATATTTTTGGAATTTTTATAATTTTTTTATTGAGTGGTTGTAGTTTTTTACCGCAAAGCTTAAATTTTTACAAGCCAAGTTATTCGCAAAACGCCACAGAAGAAAGGCTTAGAAGTGCTAGTAGGAAATGGCAAAAAACGCCTTATGTTTTAGGTGGGACGAGTAGGAGGGGAGCGGACTGCTCGGGCTTTACCCAAACTTTAATGCGTGAATTTGGTATTTTGCTACCTCGCACGACCAAGACTCAAATGGCTTCAGGGATAAAGGTTTCAAAAGCTAAGCTTAAGGCGGGCGATTTAGTTTTTTTCAAAACGGGCAGGGGACCTAATGGCTTACATGTGGGAGTTTATCTTAGTAGAAATGAATTTGTTCATCTTTCAACTAAAGGCGGAAGTAAGATTGTAAGTTTAAATAACACCTACTGGAAGTCGCGTTATATAGGTGCTAGGCGTTATATGAAATGATTAAAGAAAATCAATGAGAGTTGGAGTTTTTGATAGTGGAGTGGGAGGACTTAGCGTTTTAAAGTCCTTGTATGAGGCAAATTTGTTTGAAGAAATTATTTATTATGGTGATACGGCTAGAGTGCCTTATGGGGTGAAGGATAAAGAGACGATAATTAAGTTTTGTCTTGAGGCTTTAGAATTTTTTAAATCCTTTAAAATCGATATGCTTATCATCGCTTGTAATACTGCTAGCGCTTATGCTTTGGAGACTTTAAGAGCTAGGGCTGATTTTCCCATTTATGGTGTGATAGAAGCTGGAGTGAGGGCGACTTGTAAGAATTTAGAGGATAAAGACAAGGAAATTTTAGTCATAGCCACAAAGGCGACCATTAATTCAAGGCAGTATCAAATTAATTTAGAAAAAGAAGGCTTTACACGCGTAAAAGCCCTTGCGACAGGACTTTTTGTGCCTATGGTTGAAGAGGGCATTTTTGAGGGAGAATTTTTAAAAAGTGCTTTTTTGCATTATTTTAAAGATGTAAAAAGCCCTGACGCACTCATTTTAGCCTGCACTCATTTTCCTCTACTTAGTAAGGCTTTGGGTGAATTTTTTGGCTCTAAAACAAGACTCATACACTCAGGCGAAGCCATAGTGGAATTTTTAAGAGAAAATTCTCGTTTGAAATTTTTGGATAAAAGGGCAAATTTGCGTTTTTACGCTTCAAGTGATATTAAGACTTTGGAAAAAACTGCAAAAATTTGGCTCAATTTAAGTTAATTTAAGGAATATGCAATGATAGAATTAAGAAAAGCAACAGAAATTCAAAAATTAAGAGAAGCAAATAAAATTGTCGCTAAGACTTTGGATTTTTTAGAAAGAGAGATTAAGGCTGGGATGAGTTTAAGGCAGATTAGTGAAATGGCTGAAGAATTCATTTTAAGTTCTGGCGCAAAGCCTTCTTTTAAGAACCTTTATGATTTTCCAAGTGCCATTTGCACTTCTTTAAATGAGGTTTGCATCCACGGTATAGCTGATGATAAAGTGCTAAAAGATGGCGATATTTTGGGGATTGATGTGGGGACATTGCTAGATGGTTATTATGGTGATGCAGCTAGAACCTTAGCCATAGGTAAAATTTCTAAAAAAGATGAAGAATTAATCGCTTGTGCGAAAGACGCATTATATTTTGCTATTGATTCTATACGAGAGGGTATGCGTTTTAAGGAACTTTCGGCACTTTTGGGAGAATTTATTACAAGTCGCGGTTTTGTTCCTTTGCAAGGATACTGCGGACACGGTATAGGCACAAAACCGCACTGTGAGCCTGAAATTCTAAATTATTTAGAAAAGGGTTCAAATGCTAAGAGCGGACCTAAAATTAAAAATGGTATGATTTTTTGCATTGAGCCTATGATTTGTCAAAAAGACGGCACACCAAAGCATTATAATGGCAGATGGGATGCGGGCAGTGTAGATGGGCTAAATACTGCCCATTATGAGCATTGCGTAGCTATTGTGAAGGGTAGGGCTGAAATTCTTTCACAAATCTAAAATAAGAAGAAACAATGAGTAAAAACAAAATTTTTAGCCTTTTGTTTTGTTTGGCTGTGTTGGGTGTTTTTTACTTAACGCCTGTTCCTGTGAGTTTGGAGGCGAATTCGTGGCATTTTTTAGGGCTTTTTGCGGCTGTGATTTTGCAAGTGATGCCTTTGGGAGCGATTTGTTTAATCGCCATCGTTGCTTTGAGTGGGATTACCACGCCGCAAAGTCAAATTAGAACCACTCACATTAAAAGTTGGCAAGGCATAGTGATGAGTGATAATGCAAATTCGCAAAAAATAGCTATGGATAAAGCGACCCAGGAAGCTATTTTAAACGCTTTGCTTAATGCTAATAAAATAGCTTGATGAGCTTTTAAGCATTAAGGATAAAAACATACAAATTGATCTTTTGGCTAAATTTTACGCGAAGCAAACTTCACAAGTGTAAAAAAATAAACTTATTGATGAGAGTAAAATTTTTGCTTTAAATACTCTTGCATTGCAAAATATGTCTCAAAAGGACATTGATGAGAGGGTTTAATAAGGCGATTTCTAGTTTAAAGTCTAAAACAGGTATTAATAAGCGGCTTTTCAAATTCGTTAATTTGGCTCATTGTTGTTTCTATTATCATTGCTAGAGGCGTGATAAAAACGGGACTTGGGGAAAGACTTGCTTATTATTTTATTAGCATTTTTGGGAAAAGGACGCTTGGGATTGCCTATTCTATCGTGGCGAGTGAGACGATTTTAGCGCCCATTACGCCTTCAAACACTGCAAGAGCGGGAGCGATTATTAATCCTATCGTTCAAGCGATTAGTCGCTCGTTTAAATCAAGCCCTGAGGATAATACGCAAAGTAAAATAGGCACTTAGCTTTCTTTAGTAAATTATCAAGCAAATCCTATAAGCTCGGCGATGTTTATTACTGCCACAGCGTCAAATCCTTTAGTGGTCGATTTAGTCGCACAAGCGATAAATATGGAGATTAGCTCAGTGGGCTTTGGGTATGTTTTTACCCGGAATTTGTGCGATGTTTATCTTTTATCTCCTCCAAAAATTAAGCAAACGCCTAACGCTTCTAAATTTGCTAAAGTAAAGATTAGCAGAGCTTGGAGCGATGAAGAGGGCTGAAAAGATTATGCTTGGAGTTTTCTTGCTTTTACTTGCTTTTTGGGCTGGAGCTTTGGGACTTTTCTTTGGTTTTGGTAAGCGGAGTATTAAGTTTTGATGATGTTTTAAAGGAAAAAACCGCTTGGAATACTTTGGTATGGTTTTCTGCCCTTGTGATGATGGCGACTATGCTGGGAAAACTTGGCGTTACGCAATTTTTAGCTGAGGCACTTGGAGGTTTGGCTTCTTCTATGGGACTTGGGGAAATTTCTGTGATGATTTTCTTATCTCTTGCATTTTTATATGCGCATTACGACAACGGCACATATTTCTGCGATGTTTTTCGTGTTTTATAGTGCTGGTTTGGCTTTGGGTGCGCCTCCTTTGCTTTATGCCTTTATTATGATAACTTCAAGTAATATTATGATGGCTTATGCTACTGAAACAACTCTTGTTATCTTTGGGACAAATTATGTTATTCTTAAGAGATGGCGGGGCGTTGTTTTGTTATCTTTGTGGTTGATATGCTAGTAATGATAAGCGTTAGCTTGGTATGGTGGAAGTTTTTAGGCTTTTATTAAAATTTACCCGAAAGGGTAAATTTAACTTATAAAGCCACTTGCTATGACTTTGTCTTCTTCGTAAAAAACTGCCATTTGACCGCTTGCTAGTCCATAAACTGGCTCTTTGAGGGATATTTGGGCGTTTAAATTCTCATCAACCAAAACTTCACAAGGCACGCTTTTGGAGCGGTAGCGAATTTTTACTTCGCAATTAAATGCCTTTTTATCAATGAAAAGATTGATATTTTCAAGCTTAAATTCTTTAGTTTTTAACTCTTCTTTCGTGCCGACTACGATTTGATTTTCCTTAGGATTGATTTTTAAAACAAAATGTGGCTCGTGAGCACCCCTTACCTCAAAACCTCTTCTTTTACCTATGGTATAGTGCATATAGCCATTATGCTCTCCTACGACCTTACCACTACTATCTAGCACTTCTCCTTTAATTTTCGTATCCATAAATTGCTCCAAAACATCAACATAGGTGTTTTCGACAAAACAAATTTCACTGCTTTCTTTTTGTGTAGCGAAGGATTTTAAAACTTCTATGGTGGAGGCGAATTGTTTTACATCTTCTTTTTTCATTTCACCTAGAGGAAAAATGAGGTATTGTAAGGCTTCTTTATCGGCATTTGCTAAGAAATAGCTCTGGTCCTTACTTTCATCAACGGCGACTTTGATGCAGCCATTTTCAAGCCTAGCATAATGCCCTGTTGCTAACTTTTCGCAGCCCAAATTTTTAGCAAATTCCAAGAGTTTGCCAAGTTTAATGAAGCGATTGCATAAAGCACAAGGATTTGGCGTTTTGCCCTCTTTGTAAGTGTTGATAAAGGGCATATACACCTTGGCTTTAAAATCTTCTTGCAAGTCTAAAATATGATAAGGTATCTGCAGAAATTTAGCGACCTTTTCAACCTTAGCTATATTTTCTTCGTGATATCCGGGTTTTCCGTGAAGCTTCATATAGCAACCTATGACTTCGTGTCCTGCCTGCTTTAGCTTATATGCTGTAACCGTGCTATCAACTCCTCCACTCATTGCGACTAAAATTTTCATTGTTTTCCTTTAAAATTTGAATTATTTCTTCGATTTCGTCGCTAATTATATACTTGCTTAAATCATTTTTATCAATGACTTTAAGTTTAAGTAGAGAATTTTTGACAAAATCATCTAAGCTTTGCCAAAAATCTTTTCCGTAGAGTATAATGGGTATGTGCTTTTTAAAGTTAAGTTGCTTAAGTGTTAAGACATCTAGCAACTCATCTA from Campylobacter upsaliensis includes:
- a CDS encoding type ISP restriction/modification enzyme is translated as MQILEEYQNKLLEIYKTKDFGEHSFRTPLENLLNALKIENVKIIQEALSKDEKGVARADFKIYKHINSKDKLSYNALVGFVECKNIDVDLNKELKSRQLSRYSQLCPNILLTNYRQFILLSFDRAVKVCELFDENLNPTLFSENEKQIFLSLISDFYGENHANIKSKAELIKVLSSQSFYLSTTLKEAYDTKENKENERFFEFFKRTYESFLAIQRYGFDEFDFCDLIAQSVIYGLFVSFVENKEFAFNEDETQNFISYLPKNFKTLSELVYFSLPNFDLPEQVKQVLKNIQKTIALLDKPTMAKFLNLELEQIAIYLYEDFIKAYDELKGTQKRKEGGVFYTPKSVVKMIVSSLDELLKSKFNKTGFNDKSVKVLDFATGTGSFLAFVCEKILEQQHSLSQNESFKQATQNEAIKNKFLEDIYGFELSFVPYIVARLKLMQILKKKGYDKVNEADFQIYLNNTLDLSNQAHYELKIPLFYLDAEWKKARDVKHDKNLLVILGNPPYNAKSKNKDETILKFLETYKKNLNETNIQPLYNDYIKFIRFSQWKLLEQGSSTGLMGFIIPNSFLDGRIHRNMRESLYKSFDEIYILNLHGSDKDAKNDENVFDIKIGVCISLFIKYKNEPSKGATIFYASTAQKGIFKRAEKYALLDDISQRGLNSIKWEELSPNEPYFWFVPKSFESEEYEDFWALAGDKALGDKRAIFGIYSSGIATERDNIAIQLNERAMRQVLEDLKILKKDEILQKYRLKNLDETIISKTLAEYEAKDNPARITKIAYRPFDTQYTLYSSRQGFLGRPRFETMQYFLSKKNLGLCFEKGINASNVAFVSNKIMDGHHIGSRTYITPLYLYDINGKTSNFTPEFLAYKAKHKILKDKNEEQILAFIYANLYNPKYRSKYLEYLKIGFPKVSFEVSVKEFERFEKLGSELIKLHLMQEIPQDEIDFIFLKESKKPNFKIAKYQEKERFVENKIILNEDLAISPIGAEIWNYTIGGYQVLKQWLKYRKDYVCTKEELEHLLKICKILKKTIEIQGKLSEI
- the thiS gene encoding sulfur carrier protein ThiS — encoded protein: MIINGEKLDLKELKFADYVKQKGLRADLIALELNGKIVPKSEFENLILKKGDKAEIVSFVGGG
- the thiF gene encoding thiamine biosynthesis protein ThiF, coding for MMRIKFNGEWVECAFKTSIDFFKSVSQNESDVWIVNGFATKEELELSENDELFCIAKNTMPPRDALDAMMRARHTPKLHDKLKLAKVAVCGLGGLGSHIAIMLARSGIGGLKLIDFDVVEPSNLNRQAYNVSDLGKFKTEALKEQISHINPYTAVEIHTLKIDENNIKELFKDTKIVCEAFDRAEAKAMLAQNFHKYFENQILICASGLAGYGESNAIQTRKIAKNFYVCGDLVNGAKVGNGLMAPRVNICAAHQANLVLELLAES
- the fspA gene encoding flagellum-secreted nonflagellar protein FspA, producing MQVSLKNYTPYLNLKEELSRKTPQDKTQKANEENLQELKSAKDDDKKALSKEEKAQASSQGGGGEELVDLYEKLQELLSEIAKLSAKMRNAKDEQTKDLFLKQIMVLNAQAMEVSNLIREREAESQTSI
- a CDS encoding putative motility protein, yielding MISDMSNASLRTAINTSLLKKTMDTNEALMARLIDGLSSGSMQTSQAVATDSAPIKTSALDIYA
- the nhaA gene encoding Na+/H+ antiporter NhaA; the encoded protein is MQRIKKVVLSETFPGILLIFFTFFALLCKNSALSVIYTDFFHANFTVGFDNFQISKSLDLWINDGLIAIFFLCIGLELKYEVLRGQLKNVRAVSLPIFGALGGMVVPALIFAFINFHDAFAMKGWAIPTATDIAFAVGILMLLGNKIPASLKLFLLSLAIFDDLGAIIIIALFYTDQLSTLAMLICLMCIFALFVLNYFHITHLSLYVLVGVILWIAMLKSGVHATLAGVIIALFIPLDTKGKRPYLHNVLESLNPWVVYFILPLFAFANAGIDLRDMHLAALFSPVSLGIILGLFVGKQVGVFLFSYLAIKLKLAKLPENVRYSQFYGICILTGIGFTMSLFIDSLAYKNSDIFEHTDKLAILVASFLSAIVGYIYLKLVK
- the nhaA gene encoding Na+/H+ antiporter NhaA, with the translated sequence MTLFERLKNFVYNEAFGGVLLIICTVFALLVQNSFLSDHYRELLNLNMGFVAGEFRLEKPFLLWVNDGLISIFFFAIGLELKKELMQGAFKEVRSIILPFAAALGGIIVPASIFALVNVGDAYTLKGWAIPTATDTAFALAILMMCGKHIPSSLKIFLLSLAIFDDVGAILIIAIFYTSKLSIVAFIVASCAILALLTLNLLGITRKSFYFICSLILWVSVLKSGVHATLAGLITAFFIPVLTKDGKPFLKEIDESLKFWLVFVILPLFAFANAGVNLANIDLKSILSGASVGIFLGLFVGKQVGVFAFSYLAIKSGLARLPEGANFKQLYGVCILTGIGFTMSLFIDGLAYEVSDIFNYADNLSILVASFCSGILGFVYLKFFARA
- a CDS encoding NlpC/P60 family protein, whose translation is MKKYIFGIFIIFLLSGCSFLPQSLNFYKPSYSQNATEERLRSASRKWQKTPYVLGGTSRRGADCSGFTQTLMREFGILLPRTTKTQMASGIKVSKAKLKAGDLVFFKTGRGPNGLHVGVYLSRNEFVHLSTKGGSKIVSLNNTYWKSRYIGARRYMK
- the murI gene encoding glutamate racemase, with the translated sequence MRVGVFDSGVGGLSVLKSLYEANLFEEIIYYGDTARVPYGVKDKETIIKFCLEALEFFKSFKIDMLIIACNTASAYALETLRARADFPIYGVIEAGVRATCKNLEDKDKEILVIATKATINSRQYQINLEKEGFTRVKALATGLFVPMVEEGIFEGEFLKSAFLHYFKDVKSPDALILACTHFPLLSKALGEFFGSKTRLIHSGEAIVEFLRENSRLKFLDKRANLRFYASSDIKTLEKTAKIWLNLS
- the map gene encoding type I methionyl aminopeptidase; this translates as MIELRKATEIQKLREANKIVAKTLDFLEREIKAGMSLRQISEMAEEFILSSGAKPSFKNLYDFPSAICTSLNEVCIHGIADDKVLKDGDILGIDVGTLLDGYYGDAARTLAIGKISKKDEELIACAKDALYFAIDSIREGMRFKELSALLGEFITSRGFVPLQGYCGHGIGTKPHCEPEILNYLEKGSNAKSGPKIKNGMIFCIEPMICQKDGTPKHYNGRWDAGSVDGLNTAHYEHCVAIVKGRAEILSQI
- a CDS encoding anion permease encodes the protein MSKNKIFSLLFCLAVLGVFYLTPVPVSLEANSWHFLGLFAAVILQVMPLGAICLIAIVALSGITTPQSQIRTTHIKSWQGIVMSDNANSQKIAMDKATQEAILNALLNANKIA
- a CDS encoding anion permease codes for the protein MEFSCFYLLFGLELWDFSLVLVSGVLSFDDVLKEKTAWNTLVWFSALVMMATMLGKLGVTQFLAEALGGLASSMGLGEISVMIFLSLAFLYAHYDNGTYFCDVFRVL
- the mnmA gene encoding tRNA 2-thiouridine(34) synthase MnmA; translated protein: MKILVAMSGGVDSTVTAYKLKQAGHEVIGCYMKLHGKPGYHEENIAKVEKVAKFLQIPYHILDLQEDFKAKVYMPFINTYKEGKTPNPCALCNRFIKLGKLLEFAKNLGCEKLATGHYARLENGCIKVAVDESKDQSYFLANADKEALQYLIFPLGEMKKEDVKQFASTIEVLKSFATQKESSEICFVENTYVDVLEQFMDTKIKGEVLDSSGKVVGEHNGYMHYTIGKRRGFEVRGAHEPHFVLKINPKENQIVVGTKEELKTKEFKLENINLFIDKKAFNCEVKIRYRSKSVPCEVLVDENLNAQISLKEPVYGLASGQMAVFYEEDKVIASGFIS